Proteins encoded in a region of the Paenibacillus sp. W2I17 genome:
- the purS gene encoding phosphoribosylformylglycinamidine synthase subunit PurS: MIKATVYVTIKQSVLDPQGVAVQGALHSMGFNEVESVRIGKVMELNLATTDRAEAEKRLKVMCEKLLANTVVEDYRYELEG; this comes from the coding sequence ATGATCAAAGCAACCGTATATGTCACTATTAAGCAAAGTGTACTCGACCCGCAAGGCGTAGCTGTTCAAGGAGCCCTGCATTCAATGGGATTCAACGAAGTGGAAAGTGTACGGATCGGTAAAGTCATGGAACTGAACCTAGCTACAACAGATCGTGCGGAAGCGGAGAAACGATTGAAAGTCATGTGTGAAAAGCTGCTGGCCAACACCGTTGTTGAAGATTACCGCTACGAATTGGAGGGTTAA
- the purL gene encoding phosphoribosylformylglycinamidine synthase subunit PurL: MTQQLSAKEPTAEQVAEHKLYAQMGVSDSEYELICEFMGRKPNYTEIGVFSVMWSEHCAYKNSKPLLRRFPTTGPRVLMGPGEGAGIVDIGDNQAVVFKIESHNHPSAVEPYQGAATGVGGIIRDIFSMGARPVALLNSLRFGKLESDRVKYLFEHVVAGIAGYGNCIGIPTVAGEVMFDESYEGNPLVNAMCVGLIDHDKIQRGVAKGVGNPVYYVGPPTGRDGIHGATFASVELTEESESQRTAVQVGDPFMEKLVMESCLELIDTGIVLGIQDMGAAGLTCSSAEMASKAGNGLELYLDQVPQREEGMTPYEMMLSESQERMLFVVEPKDEAQAMEIFERWGVICAKVGKVTDDGRLKLIHHGEVVGDMPVTALVDECPVYDKPSSVPAYYEQSASIDTLRYDEVSDLGGALKQVLASPTVASKKWVYDQYDYMVRTSTAVRPGSDAAVVTIRGTRKGLAMTTDCNGRYVYLDPEVGGRIAVSEAARNIVCSGAEPLAITDNLNFGNPEKPDIFWQMEKAVDGMAEACRVLDTPVIGGNVSLYNENAKGSIYPTPVVGMVGLVHDTDHITTQAFKSEGDVIILLGETKAELGGSELQYAVHGQTEGRPPELNLQTEKALLSTVLEAIQSGLVRSAHDLSEGGLAVALAESCISGNVGAQVNVETALRADHALFSESQSRILLSATPEQAGKLEAFVRERGVPVAVIGRVEGSNLTIELNGTSAVSEPVGGLAQVWEDAIPCLMN, from the coding sequence ATGACGCAGCAGCTATCCGCTAAGGAACCGACAGCAGAACAAGTCGCAGAACATAAACTTTACGCACAAATGGGCGTATCTGACAGCGAGTATGAGCTGATCTGTGAGTTCATGGGGCGCAAGCCAAACTACACGGAAATTGGTGTGTTCAGCGTAATGTGGTCCGAGCATTGTGCTTATAAAAACTCCAAGCCATTGCTGCGCCGTTTCCCAACCACTGGACCACGTGTCCTGATGGGACCTGGTGAAGGTGCCGGTATCGTCGATATCGGTGATAACCAGGCCGTTGTATTCAAAATTGAAAGCCATAACCATCCTTCCGCGGTTGAGCCTTATCAAGGTGCGGCAACGGGTGTGGGCGGCATTATCCGTGATATTTTCTCCATGGGCGCAAGACCGGTTGCCTTGCTGAACTCCCTTCGTTTTGGCAAGCTGGAGAGTGATCGCGTTAAATATTTGTTCGAACATGTTGTAGCGGGTATTGCTGGATACGGTAACTGTATCGGTATTCCTACGGTTGCGGGCGAAGTGATGTTTGATGAGAGTTATGAAGGCAATCCGCTGGTTAACGCCATGTGTGTGGGTCTGATTGATCATGACAAGATCCAGCGCGGCGTAGCTAAAGGTGTAGGTAACCCGGTGTACTATGTGGGCCCGCCAACAGGCCGGGATGGTATTCATGGAGCAACCTTTGCATCGGTTGAACTGACGGAAGAATCCGAGTCTCAACGGACAGCGGTTCAGGTCGGTGACCCGTTTATGGAGAAACTGGTAATGGAATCTTGTCTGGAATTGATCGACACGGGAATCGTGCTCGGAATTCAAGATATGGGTGCTGCGGGTCTAACATGTTCGAGTGCAGAGATGGCAAGTAAAGCGGGTAACGGTCTGGAATTGTATCTGGATCAGGTACCACAACGTGAAGAAGGCATGACGCCTTACGAGATGATGTTGTCTGAGTCCCAAGAACGTATGTTGTTTGTCGTTGAGCCGAAGGATGAGGCACAGGCGATGGAAATCTTTGAACGTTGGGGCGTAATCTGTGCAAAAGTCGGTAAAGTAACGGATGACGGACGTCTGAAATTGATTCACCACGGCGAAGTGGTCGGAGATATGCCGGTAACGGCTTTGGTGGACGAATGCCCAGTGTATGACAAACCTTCTTCTGTACCTGCTTATTATGAGCAAAGTGCTTCCATCGACACGCTTCGTTACGACGAAGTGTCGGATCTCGGCGGAGCGTTGAAACAAGTATTGGCTTCACCAACAGTAGCAAGTAAAAAATGGGTGTATGATCAATATGACTACATGGTGCGTACAAGCACTGCCGTTCGTCCAGGTTCGGATGCAGCCGTAGTTACGATTCGTGGTACACGCAAAGGTCTCGCGATGACAACGGACTGTAATGGACGTTATGTGTATCTTGATCCTGAAGTTGGTGGCCGGATTGCCGTAAGTGAAGCAGCGCGTAACATTGTATGTTCCGGTGCAGAGCCGCTGGCGATCACGGACAACCTGAACTTTGGTAACCCGGAGAAGCCGGATATTTTCTGGCAAATGGAGAAAGCGGTAGACGGTATGGCAGAAGCTTGCCGTGTGCTGGATACGCCGGTTATCGGTGGTAACGTAAGTCTGTATAACGAAAACGCCAAAGGCTCCATCTATCCAACGCCAGTTGTCGGTATGGTAGGTCTCGTTCATGATACGGATCATATCACGACACAAGCATTCAAGTCCGAAGGTGATGTTATCATCCTCCTCGGTGAAACAAAAGCTGAACTGGGTGGCAGCGAACTGCAATACGCGGTTCATGGTCAGACGGAAGGTCGTCCACCAGAATTGAACTTGCAAACGGAAAAAGCGTTGCTCAGCACGGTGCTGGAAGCTATTCAATCCGGTCTCGTTCGCTCTGCACATGACTTGTCTGAAGGCGGCTTGGCTGTTGCACTCGCAGAGTCTTGTATCAGCGGTAACGTAGGAGCACAGGTGAACGTGGAGACTGCATTGCGTGCAGATCACGCCCTGTTCAGTGAGAGCCAATCCCGTATCTTGTTGTCGGCTACGCCAGAGCAAGCGGGTAAACTTGAAGCATTTGTACGTGAGCGCGGTGTACCTGTAGCTGTTATTGGACGTGTAGAAGGAAGTAACCTGACGATTGAATTGAACGGAACATCAGCCGTGAGCGAACCTGTAGGAGGTTTGGCTCAGGTCTGGGAGGATGCGATTCCATGTCTCATGAACTGA
- a CDS encoding phosphoribosylaminoimidazolesuccinocarboxamide synthase: MALSTAADLVKAPLLYKGKVRELYDLGEHFLIVVTDRISAFDYVLDPAVPEKGNVLNKLSSFWFELTSSMMENHVVHTDVNQLGDLITDPELLKDRIMVTRKAERIDIECVVRGYITGGGWRQYETSGEVNGIKLPDGLRKNAKLEVPIFTPAAKNDVGHDEDIPMDRMKELVGDGLAMELQEKSLRLYEFARDYCDQRGIILADCKFEFGIVDGKVILIDEIFTPDASRFWAKENYELDIEIDSMDKEPVRTYLAGTDWDKNSKPDPLPQEVVEATTARYVDIYNRLTK, translated from the coding sequence ATGGCACTGTCCACTGCGGCAGATCTCGTTAAAGCACCTCTGTTATATAAAGGAAAAGTACGTGAATTGTACGATCTGGGTGAACATTTTCTGATCGTGGTTACCGACCGAATCTCGGCATTTGATTACGTGCTGGACCCGGCAGTTCCCGAGAAAGGAAACGTACTGAACAAACTCAGCAGTTTCTGGTTTGAACTGACAAGTAGCATGATGGAGAATCACGTGGTTCATACCGATGTGAATCAACTGGGTGACCTCATCACAGACCCTGAATTGCTCAAAGACCGCATCATGGTAACCCGCAAAGCAGAACGCATTGATATTGAATGTGTCGTGCGTGGATACATCACGGGTGGGGGATGGAGACAATACGAGACAAGCGGTGAAGTGAATGGCATTAAACTGCCTGATGGACTTCGCAAAAACGCCAAGCTCGAAGTTCCCATTTTCACCCCGGCAGCCAAAAACGATGTTGGTCACGATGAGGACATCCCAATGGATCGCATGAAAGAACTGGTGGGAGACGGACTTGCAATGGAGCTTCAGGAAAAAAGCTTGCGCCTGTATGAATTCGCCCGCGATTACTGTGATCAACGTGGCATCATTCTGGCAGATTGCAAATTCGAGTTTGGCATCGTGGATGGCAAGGTCATCCTGATTGACGAAATCTTCACCCCAGATGCTTCACGCTTCTGGGCCAAAGAGAATTATGAACTCGACATCGAGATCGACAGCATGGATAAAGAGCCAGTGCGCACCTACCTTGCCGGAACCGATTGGGACAAGAACAGCAAACCCGATCCACTCCCACAAGAGGTAGTTGAGGCAACAACCGCAAGATACGTCGATATTTATAACCGTTTAACGAAATAA
- the purQ gene encoding phosphoribosylformylglycinamidine synthase subunit PurQ, protein MKFAVLVFPGSNCDIDCYKAVEDAIGQEVDYVWHTATDLSAYDCILVPGGFSYGDYLRCGAISRFAPVMNEVAKAAEQGKYILGICNGFQILTEAGLLPGALIRNTSLKFRCHDTVLKVANADTPFTRDYAPGEEIIIPIAHGEGNYYCDEETLASLQANNQIVFTYGTNPNGSLGDIAGVCNEAGNVVGMMPHPERAVDSLFGSEDGKRMFTSILKAWRDRHDAAAIR, encoded by the coding sequence ATGAAATTTGCAGTTCTTGTGTTCCCTGGCTCCAACTGCGACATCGACTGTTACAAGGCAGTGGAAGATGCGATTGGACAAGAGGTTGATTATGTATGGCACACGGCTACAGATCTTTCGGCTTATGATTGTATTTTAGTTCCGGGTGGTTTCTCTTATGGTGACTACTTGCGTTGCGGAGCGATTTCCCGCTTTGCACCGGTAATGAACGAGGTAGCGAAAGCTGCTGAACAAGGTAAATATATTTTGGGTATTTGCAACGGATTCCAGATCCTGACGGAAGCGGGATTGCTTCCAGGTGCATTGATCCGTAACACTTCCCTGAAATTCCGTTGTCACGATACGGTTTTGAAAGTGGCGAACGCAGATACACCATTTACACGTGACTATGCACCCGGCGAAGAGATTATTATCCCGATTGCTCACGGTGAAGGCAACTATTATTGCGACGAGGAGACGCTCGCGAGTCTGCAAGCGAACAACCAGATCGTATTTACGTATGGTACCAACCCGAACGGTTCCCTGGGTGATATTGCAGGAGTCTGTAACGAGGCTGGAAACGTGGTCGGCATGATGCCGCATCCAGAGCGTGCAGTGGATTCACTGTTTGGTTCGGAAGACGGCAAACGTATGTTTACATCTATTTTGAAAGCATGGAGGGATCGGCATGACGCAGCAGCTATCCGCTAA